The following proteins are encoded in a genomic region of Nicotiana sylvestris chromosome 4, ASM39365v2, whole genome shotgun sequence:
- the LOC104226800 gene encoding serpin-ZX, which produces MDLQESISNQTGVSLTLAKHVFATEVKGNNNMVFSPLSIHVVLGLIAAGSNGPTRDQLLAFLKSKSTDELNSLSSQLVDVVFADGSPSGGPRLSVANGVWVEQTLPLKPSFKQIVDNFYKAASVSVDFQNKAVEVANQVNQWAEKETSGLIKEILPADSVDSATRLVFANALYFKGAWDEKFDASVTKDNKFHLLNGTSLQVPFMTSKKKQYIKAFDGFKVLGLPYKHGEDRRRFTMYFFLPDANDGLPALVDKVSSESQFLERHLPYQKVGVGEFRIPKFKISFGFEASNILKGLGLVLPFSGDGLTEMVDSPVGSNLYVSSIFHKSFIEVNEEGTEAAAATAGVIKLRALMVEEKVDFVADHPYLFLIREDATGVVLFVGSVLNPLVD; this is translated from the exons ATGGACCTTCAAGAATCGATCAGCAACCAAACAGGTGTATCCTTAACATTAGCGAAACATGTTTTTGCAACCGAGGTTAAAGGGAACAACAACATGGTCTTTTCCCCTTTGTCGATCCACGTAGTGTTGGGTCTAATCGCTGCGGGTTCAAATGGTCCGACCCGTGACCAGTTGCTCGCTTTCCTCAAATCCAAATCTACTGATGAACTCAACTCTCTTTCTTCTCAGCTTGTTGATGTTGTCTTTGCTGATGGTAGCCCCAGTGGTGGGCCTCGTTTGTCCGTTGCTAATGGGGTCTGGGTTGAGCAGACTTTGCCTTTGAAGCCTTCTTTCAAACAGATTGTGGACAATTTTTATAAAGCTGCTTCTGTTTCTGTTGATTTCCAGAACAAG GCTGTTGAGGTTGCCAATCAAGTGAATCAATGGGCTGAAAAAGAAACAAGCGGGCTTATCAAAGAAATTCTTCCAGCTGACTCAGTTGACAGTGCAACAAGACTTGTGTTTGCAAATGCACTGTACTTTAAAGGAGCCTGGGATGAGAAGTTCGATGCATCAGTGACTAAGGACAATAAGTTCCACCTTCTCAATGGGACCTCTCTTCAAGTGCCCTTCATGACTAGCAAGAAGAAGCAATACATAAAAGCTTTTGATGGTTTCAAGGTTTTGGGGCTTCCTTATAAACACGGTGAAGATAGGCGTCGTTTTACCATGTACTTCTTTCTGCCTGATGCCAATGATGGACTGCCAGCTTTGGTAGATAAGGTCAGTTCTGAATCCCAATTCTTGGAGCGTCACCTCCCATATCAGAAGGTTGGAGTTGGTGAATTTCGTATCCCCAAATTTAAAATATCGTTTGGATTTGAAGCTTCTAACATTCTGAAAGGGCTTGGCCTGGTATTGCCTTTCTCTGGTGATGGCCTAACTGAGATGGTGGACTCCCCTGTTGGCAGTAACCTTTATGTTTCTAGCATTTTCCACAAGTCCTTTATTGAGGTAAATGAAGAGGGAACAGAAGCTGCAGCTGCAACCGCTGGTGTGATTAAACTAAGGGCATTGATGGTAGAAGAGAAAGTAGACTTTGTTGCTGATCATCCATATCTCTTCCTGATTAGAGAAGATGCAACAGGCGTGGTACTGTTTGTTGGTAGCGTGCTAAATCCTCTAGTAGACTAA